A region from the bacterium genome encodes:
- the rnc gene encoding ribonuclease III, whose protein sequence is MFKKLFGAGDQKLSPERQQALDKIRQRLGWKIRNRDYYLQALKHRSAAGRHIDSNERLELLGDSVLGLLVCEYLYTSRPKDDEGQLTEVRSLVVSKKILAKLAKELGVGELLEMSREEVSSGGRYKDSILCDAMESLIAAYYLDSGLNAVRIFLQKTLFWQIIHLSNNEAYKNFKGLLQEYMQSRRDDRPVRYTLKSDAGPEHHRTFEVELKISRKRYGLARAGTKKEAEQLAAQQTLEKLKTET, encoded by the coding sequence TTGTTTAAAAAGCTATTCGGCGCCGGGGACCAAAAACTCTCCCCGGAACGCCAGCAGGCCCTGGATAAGATCCGGCAGAGGCTGGGGTGGAAGATAAGGAACCGGGACTATTATCTCCAGGCCCTTAAACACCGTTCGGCCGCCGGACGCCACATCGATTCCAACGAACGGCTGGAGCTTTTGGGCGATTCGGTGCTGGGACTTTTGGTCTGCGAATACCTTTACACCAGCCGGCCCAAGGACGACGAGGGCCAGCTGACCGAGGTCCGGTCACTGGTGGTCAGCAAGAAGATACTGGCCAAGCTGGCCAAGGAACTGGGGGTGGGGGAACTGCTGGAGATGTCACGGGAGGAGGTTTCTTCCGGCGGGCGCTACAAGGACTCCATCCTCTGCGACGCCATGGAATCGCTGATCGCGGCCTATTACCTGGATTCCGGCCTTAATGCGGTCAGGATATTCCTGCAAAAGACACTGTTCTGGCAGATCATCCATCTTTCCAACAACGAGGCCTACAAGAATTTCAAGGGCCTGCTCCAGGAATACATGCAGTCCCGGCGGGATGACCGCCCCGTCCGGTACACCCTGAAATCGGACGCCGGCCCCGAGCACCACCGCACCTTTGAGGTGGAGTTGAAGATCTCCCGCAAGCGCTACGGGCTGGCCCGGGCCGGCACCAAGAAGGAAGCCGAGCAGCTGGCGGCCCAGCAGACCCTGGAAAAACTGAAAACGGAAACATAA
- a CDS encoding acyl-CoA dehydrogenase family protein — translation MNYYLTEEQMMIKDLCHKIGVEKIKPVREHYDETGEFPWDIIKLLAEADICGVYIPAAYGGLGGGVMEMVIATEELSRFCGGISLSFAATGLGTFPIILFGTEEQKKKYLPDIASGKKLGAFGLTEANAGSDAGGIQTTAVKDGDYFVLNGTKQWITNGGE, via the coding sequence ATGAATTATTACCTGACCGAAGAACAGATGATGATCAAGGACCTCTGCCACAAGATAGGGGTGGAGAAGATCAAGCCGGTGCGCGAGCATTACGACGAGACCGGTGAATTCCCCTGGGACATAATCAAGCTGCTGGCCGAGGCCGACATCTGCGGGGTCTATATCCCGGCGGCCTACGGCGGCCTGGGCGGCGGGGTGATGGAGATGGTGATCGCCACCGAGGAGCTGTCACGCTTCTGCGGGGGGATATCGCTGTCCTTTGCCGCCACCGGGCTGGGAACCTTCCCCATCATCCTGTTCGGCACCGAGGAGCAGAAGAAGAAATACCTTCCGGACATCGCCAGCGGCAAGAAACTGGGGGCCTTTGGCCTGACCGAGGCCAACGCCGGGTCGGACGCCGGCGGCATCCAGACCACCGCGGTCAAGGACGGAGACTATTTTGTATTGAACGGAACCAAGCAGTGGATCACCAACGGCGGCGAGG